From Nitrobacter sp. NHB1, a single genomic window includes:
- a CDS encoding error-prone DNA polymerase yields the protein MTSRYAELQVTSHFSFLRGASSCEELFAHAASLGIEALAIVDHNSLAGIVRAHEAAKVAGVRLIVGCRLDLADGMSVLVYPTDRPAYSRLCRLLSIGKKRGGKAKCILNWEDLVDWSEGLIAVLVPDVADDACALRLCRLRDTFGDRAYMALTLRRRPNDQMRIHELNILAQRLQVTAVVTNDVLFHEPARRILQDVVTCIRHNVTIDEAGFRRERHADRYLKPPDEMTRLFSRYPEAIARATEIAARCTFSMDELAYQYPEERTMPGLTPQQALEKLTWKGAAERYPEGLPDEVRPKLEHELRLIERLQYAPYFLTVNSIVRFARSKDILCQGRGSAANSAVCYVLGITSIDPERNDLLFERFVSEERREPPDIDVDFEHERREIVMQWVFETYGRNHAALCSTVIRYRAKGALRDVGKALGLTEDLIKLLSSQIWGWSEEGVEPKHGEELNLNLDDRRLKLAIVLARELIGTPRHLSQHPGGFVLTHDRLDELVPIEPAAMPDRQVIEWDKDDIDALKFMKVDCLALGMLTCMKRAFNFLAEAKGIELDLATIPSEDPRTYAMIRKADTLGTFQIESRAQMAMLPRMKPRTFYDLVIEVAIVRPGPIQGDMVHPYLRRREGKEPVVFPKPELEKVLGKTLGVPLFQEQAMRVAIECAGFTPGEADQLRRAMATFKFTGGVSKFKDKLVDGMVDRGYDKKFAERTFSQLEGFGSYGFPESHAASFALIAYASSWMKCWHPDVFCAALLNAQPMGFYAPAQIVRDARDHGVEVRPVCINASRWDCTLEPIDDDGFAVRLGFRQVRGLSNKNGAEIVAARADRPFESVDDLWRRADIPVASLVQLAKADAMNESLGLARREALWALKALRDEPLELFAAATQREARTIQEVREPTVSLRLMTSGGEVVEDYRHVGLTLRQHPASFLRADLSSRRIVTCAAAMNARDGKWLTTAGLVLVRQKPGSAKGVMFITIEDETGVANLVIWPSLYERQRRIILAAGMIAVQGRIQREGEVVHLVANNLMDLSADLAGVGDRDDAFPLSHGRGDEFHHGSSGIDARSVPKGPSPRDIYVPDLLIDSIKVKSRDFR from the coding sequence ATGACGTCCCGTTATGCCGAGCTCCAGGTCACGTCGCACTTCTCCTTCCTGCGGGGAGCGTCGTCCTGCGAGGAACTGTTCGCGCATGCCGCGTCGCTCGGCATCGAAGCGCTGGCGATAGTGGACCACAACAGCCTCGCCGGCATCGTGCGCGCCCATGAGGCCGCCAAGGTGGCCGGCGTGCGCCTGATCGTCGGCTGCCGCCTCGATCTCGCCGACGGCATGTCCGTCCTGGTTTACCCGACAGACCGGCCGGCGTACTCACGGCTTTGCCGGTTGCTTTCAATCGGCAAGAAGCGCGGCGGTAAAGCGAAATGCATCTTGAACTGGGAAGATCTCGTCGACTGGTCCGAAGGCTTGATCGCCGTGCTTGTTCCGGACGTGGCTGACGATGCCTGCGCGCTGCGGCTTTGTCGCCTGCGCGACACGTTCGGCGACCGCGCCTATATGGCGCTGACGCTGCGCCGGCGTCCGAACGACCAGATGCGAATTCACGAACTGAACATTCTGGCGCAGCGTTTGCAGGTAACGGCGGTCGTCACCAACGACGTTCTGTTTCATGAACCTGCGCGCCGCATCCTGCAGGACGTCGTCACTTGCATCCGTCACAACGTCACGATTGATGAGGCCGGCTTTCGCCGCGAACGGCACGCGGACCGGTATCTGAAACCGCCCGACGAGATGACACGGCTGTTCTCGCGCTATCCGGAAGCGATCGCCCGCGCGACCGAAATTGCCGCCCGGTGCACCTTCAGCATGGACGAGCTTGCCTATCAGTATCCGGAAGAACGGACCATGCCGGGCCTGACACCGCAGCAGGCGCTGGAGAAGCTGACCTGGAAGGGTGCGGCGGAGCGCTACCCGGAGGGCCTGCCCGACGAGGTCAGGCCCAAGCTCGAGCACGAACTGAGATTGATCGAGCGGCTGCAATATGCCCCATACTTCCTGACGGTGAACTCGATCGTCCGTTTCGCGCGGTCTAAGGACATCCTGTGTCAGGGCAGGGGGTCTGCCGCGAACTCCGCCGTCTGCTACGTGCTCGGCATCACCTCAATCGATCCGGAGCGCAACGATCTCCTGTTCGAGCGCTTCGTTTCCGAGGAGCGCCGCGAGCCGCCCGACATCGATGTCGACTTCGAGCATGAGCGCCGCGAGATCGTGATGCAGTGGGTGTTCGAGACCTACGGCCGCAACCATGCGGCGCTCTGCTCGACCGTCATCCGGTACCGCGCAAAAGGTGCGCTGCGCGACGTCGGCAAGGCGCTCGGACTGACCGAGGACCTGATCAAGCTGCTGTCGTCGCAGATCTGGGGTTGGTCGGAGGAAGGCGTCGAGCCCAAGCATGGCGAAGAACTCAATCTGAATCTCGACGACCGGCGGCTCAAGCTGGCAATCGTTCTCGCCCGTGAACTGATCGGGACGCCACGACATCTCTCGCAGCATCCGGGCGGCTTCGTTTTGACCCATGACCGCCTGGACGAACTGGTGCCGATCGAACCGGCGGCGATGCCCGACCGCCAAGTGATCGAATGGGACAAGGACGACATCGACGCCCTGAAGTTCATGAAGGTCGACTGCCTGGCACTTGGCATGCTCACCTGCATGAAGCGCGCCTTCAACTTCCTGGCCGAAGCCAAGGGTATCGAACTGGATCTTGCGACGATCCCTTCCGAGGATCCTCGGACTTACGCCATGATCCGGAAGGCCGACACACTCGGCACCTTCCAGATCGAGAGCCGCGCCCAGATGGCGATGCTGCCACGGATGAAGCCCCGGACGTTCTACGATCTCGTCATCGAGGTCGCCATCGTCCGGCCAGGTCCGATCCAGGGCGACATGGTCCATCCTTATTTGCGCCGGCGTGAAGGCAAGGAACCGGTGGTGTTTCCGAAGCCCGAGCTTGAGAAAGTGCTCGGCAAGACGCTGGGTGTGCCTCTCTTCCAGGAGCAAGCCATGCGTGTCGCCATCGAATGCGCGGGCTTCACGCCGGGCGAAGCCGACCAGCTTCGCCGCGCCATGGCGACCTTTAAGTTCACCGGTGGCGTGTCCAAATTCAAGGACAAGCTCGTCGACGGCATGGTGGACCGCGGCTACGACAAGAAATTTGCCGAAAGGACTTTCAGCCAGCTCGAAGGTTTCGGGAGCTACGGATTTCCCGAGAGCCATGCTGCGTCTTTCGCGCTCATCGCCTACGCATCATCATGGATGAAGTGTTGGCATCCGGACGTGTTCTGCGCCGCGCTCTTGAACGCCCAGCCGATGGGATTCTACGCGCCTGCACAAATTGTTCGTGATGCGCGCGACCATGGCGTCGAAGTCCGGCCGGTCTGCATCAACGCCTCGCGGTGGGATTGCACGCTGGAGCCGATCGACGACGACGGATTCGCGGTCCGACTGGGGTTTCGGCAGGTGCGCGGACTATCAAACAAGAATGGTGCCGAGATCGTCGCCGCCCGTGCGGACCGGCCATTCGAATCCGTCGACGATCTCTGGCGCCGTGCGGATATCCCGGTTGCATCGCTGGTGCAGTTGGCGAAAGCCGATGCGATGAATGAATCGCTGGGGCTGGCACGGCGGGAGGCGCTGTGGGCGCTCAAAGCGCTGCGGGACGAACCGCTGGAATTGTTCGCCGCCGCCACGCAGCGGGAGGCCCGGACTATCCAGGAAGTTCGCGAGCCGACCGTGTCGTTGCGGCTGATGACGTCCGGAGGCGAGGTCGTCGAGGATTATCGGCACGTGGGCCTCACGCTGCGGCAACACCCGGCGAGCTTCTTGCGGGCGGACCTCTCAAGCCGTCGCATCGTTACCTGCGCCGCCGCGATGAACGCCCGCGACGGCAAGTGGCTGACGACCGCCGGCCTGGTGCTGGTGCGACAGAAGCCAGGGTCCGCCAAGGGCGTCATGTTCATCACGATTGAGGACGAGACCGGCGTTGCCAACCTGGTGATCTGGCCGTCGCTCTATGAACGCCAGCGCCGCATCATCCTTGCCGCAGGGATGATTGCCGTTCAGGGACGCATTCAGCGCGAGGGCGAGGTCGTGCACCTCGTCGCCAACAATCTCATGGATTTGTCCGCGGACCTCGCCGGCGTTGGAGACCGCGATGACGCATTCCCGCTATCGCACGGGCGCGGCGACGAATTCCATCACGGCAGTTCTGGGATTGACGCGCGCAGCGTGCCGAAGGGGCCGAGCCCCCGGGACATCTACGTGCCGGATCTGCTCATCGACAGCATTAAGGTGAAATCGCGGGATTTCCGGTAG
- a CDS encoding Y-family DNA polymerase → MSRVVSLYLPTWPTDRLRRKMGAAAPDPTMPLVLVGQAGRRREVVAANAVAIRIGLRVGMPATKAQALVKELMIHHADPAADGEALERLAVWALRYSPVVAIDGPDGLVIDATGASHLHGGEDAILADMISRLESVGITARAAMADTRGAAYALARFAAQSSLVIPERESAERIKPLPIAALRLTADMVDDLRRLGFERVSDLLATPRAPLTLRFGPELGRRMDQATGRTGDPIESVRPPDIIETQQLFAEPIGAPETIARYVAKMTIQLCQEMELRGLGARRLDLLFGLVDNRVQAIRIGTAQPVRDAKRLTRLLCDKIEKVDPGFGIEIMRLAATAVDPFNTKQTISSLVDEPEADISGLIDILSNRVGETRLYRFEPVASDVPERSFRRVAAAAPVSEESWPAHWPRPARLLAAPELIETVALLPDHPPVNFTWRGLRRRVRRADGPERVFGEWWKRDAELIAVRDYFQVEDDAGERFWIFRAGDGEDAATGSHKWFLHGIFG, encoded by the coding sequence ATGTCCAGGGTCGTCTCGCTTTACCTGCCGACGTGGCCGACCGATCGGCTACGACGCAAGATGGGCGCCGCAGCGCCTGATCCAACGATGCCGCTTGTGCTGGTAGGCCAGGCCGGACGACGGCGCGAGGTTGTTGCGGCGAATGCGGTCGCGATACGGATCGGCCTGCGCGTCGGAATGCCCGCGACAAAGGCGCAGGCCCTGGTGAAGGAGCTTATGATCCATCACGCGGATCCCGCTGCAGACGGTGAGGCGCTCGAGCGTCTCGCTGTCTGGGCGCTGCGCTACTCACCGGTCGTCGCCATCGACGGTCCGGACGGCCTCGTCATCGATGCGACAGGTGCCAGCCACCTCCACGGTGGCGAGGACGCTATACTGGCCGACATGATTTCGCGCCTGGAAAGTGTCGGCATAACGGCGCGCGCGGCGATGGCGGACACACGAGGTGCTGCATACGCACTGGCTCGGTTTGCGGCCCAGTCGAGTTTGGTTATTCCCGAACGTGAAAGCGCCGAGAGGATCAAGCCGCTGCCGATCGCGGCGCTACGGCTGACTGCCGACATGGTCGACGATCTTCGCCGGCTTGGTTTCGAACGGGTATCCGATCTGCTGGCCACGCCCCGTGCACCACTCACGTTAAGGTTCGGTCCCGAGCTCGGCCGCAGGATGGACCAAGCCACCGGCCGGACCGGCGATCCCATCGAATCCGTCCGGCCTCCGGACATCATCGAGACGCAGCAGCTTTTCGCCGAACCGATCGGCGCACCAGAGACCATCGCCCGCTATGTCGCCAAAATGACCATACAGCTCTGCCAGGAAATGGAGTTGCGGGGTCTCGGAGCCCGGCGCCTCGATCTGCTGTTCGGGCTGGTTGACAACCGGGTGCAGGCGATCAGAATCGGGACTGCCCAGCCGGTGCGGGATGCGAAGCGGCTGACGCGATTGCTCTGTGACAAGATCGAGAAGGTCGACCCCGGCTTCGGCATCGAGATCATGCGGCTCGCGGCAACCGCGGTCGATCCGTTCAATACAAAGCAGACGATCTCGTCGCTGGTCGACGAGCCGGAAGCGGATATATCCGGGCTGATCGACATCCTCTCAAACCGGGTCGGTGAGACCCGGCTTTATCGGTTCGAACCTGTGGCGAGTGATGTTCCGGAACGATCATTCCGGCGAGTCGCCGCAGCCGCCCCAGTCTCCGAAGAGAGTTGGCCCGCGCATTGGCCCCGTCCTGCCCGGTTATTAGCCGCGCCTGAGCTCATCGAGACGGTCGCGCTGCTTCCGGACCATCCGCCGGTCAATTTCACCTGGCGGGGTTTGCGGCGGCGCGTCAGGAGAGCCGACGGTCCCGAGCGAGTATTCGGCGAGTGGTGGAAGCGCGACGCCGAGCTGATCGCGGTCCGGGACTACTTCCAGGTCGAGGACGATGCCGGTGAACGTTTCTGGATTTTTCGCGCTGGCGACGGCGAGGACGCGGCGACCGGGTCTCACAAGTGGTTTCTGCACGGGATTTTCGGATGA
- a CDS encoding ImuA family protein encodes MSASVQPPAVLRLREQIQRFESVPLRARTVLPFGVEAIDSRLPGGGLALGALHEVAGGGNAAIDGAAAALFAAGIAARTKGKVLWCITRQDLFAPALAQVGLAADRVIYVDACDEKSVFACFEEGVRHGGLGAVVAEVARLSMTSSRRLSLAAETSGSIAIAVRRWRRQTEAADFGQPTASATRWRVSTLPSSPLPVPGVGRPRWLLELIRCRAGESADFVMDACDVQGRLALPADVADRSATTQDGRRSA; translated from the coding sequence ATGAGTGCTTCGGTCCAACCACCCGCCGTTCTGCGGCTTCGCGAGCAAATTCAACGCTTTGAGAGCGTGCCGTTGCGCGCCAGGACAGTGCTTCCGTTCGGCGTGGAGGCCATCGACAGCCGGCTACCGGGCGGCGGCCTTGCGCTCGGGGCACTGCACGAAGTGGCGGGAGGTGGCAATGCCGCTATCGACGGCGCAGCGGCCGCCTTGTTCGCCGCCGGGATCGCCGCGCGCACCAAGGGCAAGGTTCTGTGGTGCATCACCCGGCAGGATCTGTTCGCGCCGGCCCTGGCGCAGGTGGGCCTCGCTGCGGACCGTGTCATCTACGTCGACGCCTGTGACGAGAAATCCGTGTTCGCGTGTTTTGAGGAAGGCGTCCGTCACGGCGGGCTGGGTGCGGTGGTCGCGGAGGTCGCGCGGCTTTCGATGACGTCGTCGCGGCGATTGTCGCTCGCAGCCGAAACATCGGGTTCGATCGCGATCGCGGTGCGACGGTGGCGACGGCAGACCGAAGCGGCGGATTTCGGACAGCCGACGGCGTCGGCGACGAGATGGCGGGTATCGACGCTGCCATCGAGTCCATTGCCTGTGCCGGGCGTTGGCCGCCCCCGATGGCTGCTTGAGTTGATCCGATGCCGCGCCGGCGAAAGCGCGGACTTTGTAATGGATGCGTGTGATGTCCAGGGTCGTCTCGCTTTACCTGCCGACGTGGCCGACCGATCGGCTACGACGCAAGATGGGCGCCGCAGCGCCTGA